The Planctomycetia bacterium genomic sequence CGAACGGCGTGACCGATCTCCGCTTTTTGGCGCTCCGGTTCTTGGGCGATCTCGCGCTCGATCGTGAGCGGGCCTTCGTAACCGATTTCCCGCAGCGTGTGCAAGTAGTTGTACATCCCGACGTCGCCTTGGCCGAGCGGCATTTCGCAGCCCCATTCCTTGCCCGGATGCTTCGCCCAAGAGCCGTCTTTGCAATGGACGCTGCGTACGAACTTACCGACTTGCTTCAGCGCCGCGATCGGTTCGCCGGAGCCGTAGAGAATCATGTTCGCGGGATCGAAGTTGATGAACAGGTTGTCGCGCCCGACGGCTTGAATGAAGGTCAGCAGTCCGGCGGCGGTTTCTTGTCCGGTTTCCAGATGCAAGGCCTGGCCGTTGCGTTGCACGTAGTCGCAAAGTTCGCGCGCGACGGCGACGATCTCTTGGAATGTCTTGTCTTTTACGTCGTGCGGCACGAAGCCGATATGCAGCGCTACGACTTTGCAGCCGAGCAGCTTCGCGAAGTCGGAGATCTCCTTCATCTCCTGCACGCGCGCGGCACGCGTTTCCGGCGGCACGAGGCCGACGGTGCGGACCACGGTCGGAATGTCGGCGTAGCTCTCGCCGTCGAAGCCGCCGAAGACGGCCGTGAGCGTCAGGCCGTAGTCCTTGAGCTTCGCCAGGAACGCTTGCGCCTTTTCCGGCGTGCGGCTTTCCGGATGCGGGGCATGCAGTTGGATCGTCGGCACGCCGAGTTCGCGCGCCACTTCCAGCTTCACGCCGAGCCCGGCGTCGATTCCGGCAAATACTCCGATCGCCCACTTCGTCATCGGATCAGCTCCTGCTCTGTGTCTTTAAGCGTTCGACCTTTAAGCGTTCGGCCCGCGTTTAGCTTCTTAGGTCGCGGTCGGAATACGCCGCGTGCTAAACCTTCACTTCCGGCTTTTCCCCTTCGGGGGTTTCATCGCTGTTGATGTCGAACCATTCGGGCTTGAATTCGATCCGCTTGTTGTCGCGGATCGCGATGTTGGTCGTGAGCGCGATGATCGCGTCCGACATGGCGACTTCGGGATGGCACTTCGGCTTGTTCTTCTCGAAGTCGAAGTTCTCGATGCACCAGGCCCAATGCTCGATCTCTTCGCGATAGCCTTTGCTCGGTGGAGCGGCTTCCAGGGCCTTTTCGCCGGCCGCTGCGCTCGGAGGGGCGCTCGAGGTCGTGTCGAGCACGGCCCCGCCGTCTTTGCTTTTGACGACGTCGACGAACGTCGAAGGGCCGTCCGTCGGGAAGAGCCCGTAGTCTTGTTCGAGTTCGAGGATGATCGTTCCCTTGGTCCCCATCACCACTTCGCCGTAGCCACCCCAAGGGTTGCCGTTGATCGACGAATAGGAAACGACCGTCTTCTTCTGCTTCTTCGCGTCGTCGTTCGGGTCGTAGTCGAGACCGGGGAACTCGAAGTTGCAATGCACGTGGTCATCGACTTCGCGA encodes the following:
- a CDS encoding sugar phosphate isomerase/epimerase, with protein sequence MTKWAIGVFAGIDAGLGVKLEVARELGVPTIQLHAPHPESRTPEKAQAFLAKLKDYGLTLTAVFGGFDGESYADIPTVVRTVGLVPPETRAARVQEMKEISDFAKLLGCKVVALHIGFVPHDVKDKTFQEIVAVARELCDYVQRNGQALHLETGQETAAGLLTFIQAVGRDNLFINFDPANMILYGSGEPIAALKQVGKFVRSVHCKDGSWAKHPGKEWGCEMPLGQGDVGMYNYLHTLREIGYEGPLTIEREIAQEPERQKAEIGHAVRLLTELKEKLG